The Bacteroides ovatus genomic interval ACATCGTACGTCAGAGTAATGCCGATAAAGGAAATGTGTTACTTGAAGAAATATCACAGAGCTATGACCGAAAGGACAAAGAGGATTTCCGCAAACAAACACAGCAATTCCTGGACTTGATATTGGCACAGGATCGTTTGTTATCTACCCGGAAAGAATTTTCCGTTTCCTCTTGGTTGAATGCAGCTCGTTCTCTGGGAACTACAGAAGAAGAAAAGCGATTGTACGAATGGAATGCTTCCGCATTAATCACAGTCTGGGGAGATAGCATTGCTGCCAATCAAGGCGGACTACATGATTATTCGCATCGGGAATGGAGTGGACTTTTGAAAGACTTGTATTATCAGCGTTGGAAAGCCTTCTTTGAGCAGAAACAGGCGGAGCTGGATGGGAAGCCTGCAGGACAGGAAATAAACTTCTATGGGATGGAGAAAGCCTGGGCAGAGAAGAGTAAGGCACAGACATTGAAGAACTAAATAAAAGCAAGTGATATATAAGTAATATGCACGTAATATATAGCCGGGTATGAAATATTATCCGGCTATATTTGTCTTAGAACCCTTTCATAAAGAATTTCTAATTTCATTGCTAATAGGAAAATTCTTATATTTGCTGCAACTAATACTTAAACACAATAGTTGCAAATGGAATTTACAGAAGAGCAAATACTGTTGAGAGCTTTGTCACGAGGAGATGAGAAAGCTTTTGAGGTTTTGTTTATGCGTTATTTCCCGAGAGTGAAACGTTTTATATCCGGTTTGCTTCAGGATGATATAACGGCCGAGGACTTTGCACAAGATATTCTCCTCAAACTATGGCAGAAGCGTGAGGAGATGGCAAAAATCGAAAATCTGAATGCCTACCTTTATCGGACTTCCCGGAATGCTGTGTACCAGCATTTACGACATATACTTTTGGTGAATGAATATGGAGAAAAGCAACAGGAGAATCTTTCCCGTCAGCAGAATGAGGGTGCGGGAAACATCGAAGAAAATATGTTTGCCGAAGAATTACTGCTATTGATACAGCATACGGTAGAGCAAATGCCCGCCCAACGAAAAAGAATTTATGAGATGAGCCGTAAAGAAGGCAAAAACAATGATGAGATAGCGCAACTGCTTGTAATAAACAAACGGACTGTAGAAAACCATCTCACACAAGCATTGGCTGATATCCGCAAGATGCTGAAGCACTTTTATCTTTTCTAAATAAAACCACTTCCTATTGACAAAAACTCTTCTTTTATTCTCCTTTCTCAAAAAAAGTAGAAAAAATAGCTTTTAGACTGTGTGTGTATTCTATCTCGTGCATCTTATTAATAAACGGATAAAATCATGAAGAAGAAAAGCATATCAGAACTAATACATTTTTTTGTTCGCCATCCCCTGCAAAACTCCTTGCAGATGAAGTTTTGGCGTTGGCTGGTTTCTCCTGCTGATGCAGAAGATAAAGAAGAAGCTATACAGGAAGAGTGGATGAATATCATCGCTGAACCTGATGAGGCCACCCGGCGTTCATGGTATGAGGTCCGGCGTAAAGCGGGACTTGCAAATCCGATAATAAAACCGCATTGGGAAATCAAACCACTTCTTCGCATTGCTTCTATGATATTAATCCCCTTATTTTCAGTGCTATTATCGTGGTATTATATAAATGATTATACTGATTCTTGCAAATTGGTAGAATATATTGTTCCCATGGGTGAACGGGGAGAATTGACTTTGCCGGATGGGACAAAGGTACAGATCAATTCGGAGAGCAGTATCATTTACCCGAAAAGCTTTCGAGGCGATACACGTACTGTTTATCTTTCCGGAGAGGCGAATTTTGATGTCCATAAGGATAAGAAACATCCGTTTATTGTCAAGACATCTTTGTTATCAGTTCGTGCTTTAGGTACGAAGTTTAATATACAGGCATATTCGGAAGACAGGAAAACGATTACAACTCTTGAAAATGGAAAAGTGCAAATCAATAACCTGCTGGCACCAGACAGCTGTTTTATTCTTACTCCCGGTGAACAACTTGAATACAATCACCTGACTAAGAATTATGAAAAACGAAAAATAGATGTGATGATGGCTTCCGGTTGGACACGTGGTGAATTGAATTTTGTCGATTGCCATCTGGAGGATATTCTGAACACATTGGGACGACATTATAATGTAGAAATAAAGGCAGAACCGCATTTATACACAAATGATTTATATACCATTAAGCTTAGAAAGGGCGAACCTCTTCAAGCAGCAATTCATATTGTAACAATGACCGTTGGAGGTATGGAAAGCAAGGTCACAGACAATAAGGTTGTGATACTGACAGCTGCTTCACCGGCGAATAAGAGTAAGAAAGGAGGTACCCATCCATAAAAAGGTTGGACAAAACTGATCCTTTTGTCCAACCCGAAATAAATACCGTTATCATTTAAAATTTTAGGAAATAGTGAACCTTAAATGTAGTATTCATTTAATATACAAAAGTATGAATTTTAATTCTTATTTTACTATAAAACATACCAGTAATTTGCGTATTTTATTGTTAACCTTATTCTTTATAGTCCCTTTGGGTACTATCTATGGGCAGAATCAGTTGATTACTATTGCCGGAAAAAATATAACTTTGTTGAAAGCTTTTGATGCTATTGAAAGTCAGACTCAATTAAGCATTACTTATAGTCGGACTAAAATAGATGTGAATCGGACATTGAGTGTTGATTTTAAGAAACAAAAACTCTCTATTGTTTTGGATAAGTTGCTCGCGGGAACGGGGTTTACTTACAAGATAGAAAAAGGGTATATCGTTCTGGTTCCCGTACCGGTAAAACAAGAGCAAACGGAAGCAACTTCGAAAAAGATACAAGGAGTGATTGTAGATACGAATGGAGATCCGGTGATTGGTGCCAGTATTCAGGAGAAAGGAGTGGCCGGGAAAGGTACAGTGTCTGATTTGGATGGAAAATTTAACCTGTCAGTTGCGTCAAATGCTGTATTACTGATTTCATATATCGGTTTTCAGTCTCTTGAAGTAAAGGTGGGAAATCGGACAAGCTTGTCTTTGGTATTAAAAGAAGATCATCAGTTGCTGGATGAGGTAGTCGTTATCGGTTATGGAACAATGGAGAAACGTGCTGTGACCAGCTCCATTACTTCCATATCTTCAAAAGATTTAGTGACTGGATTGGGAGGCTCTACCATTGCGACTGCTCTGAAAGGAAAAATCTCCGGTATGAATGTTTCCGAAACTTCCAGTCCGAATGCCTCTGCTAGTTTCCAGCTTCGTGGGGTAGCTTCCATCAATGCTTCTTCTTCCCCTTTGATTGTGATAGACGGAATTCCTGGTGGTGATTTGCGTTCTATCAGTCAGGAAGATATTCAATCCATTGATGTTTTGAAGGATGCCTCTGCAGGTGCTATTTACGGAACAAGGGCAGCTGGTGGTGTCATTCTCGTGACTACCAAGAAAGCGAAAGAAGGTCCTATCACATTATCATATACAGGCGAGCTGTCCACCGAACAAGTTTCCAGAAGACCACAGGTCCTGGATCGCGATGCTTTCGTGAGGTTCGGTGTAGGAACAGATTTGGGAGCGTCTACCGATTGGTACGGTGAACTTTTAAATGAGGGAGCACTTTCCCAGCGCCATGTTGTCACCCTTTCGGGAGGGAGACATACAGCCAGAATATATGCCACTATTATGGCACAGGATCAGAAAGGTATTGCGATAGGCGATAATCGTAAAGACTATTCGGGGCGTATCAATGCAAACTTTAATCTTCTCAATGACTTGCTGGAAATAGGCTTACATACAGAATATCGTGAAGCACATCGGGATCAGCGGAGCAGTAGTTCCTGTTTCGACATGGCATTGAAGATGAATCCAACGGAACATGTTTATGATAGTACTAGTGAAACAGGCTATAATGTATTGGTTGGTGGTAGTGAATATTACAATCCATTAGCGGAAGTTATGCTCAAGCAGACGGATAATGTTGATAAATGGCTCAAGGCGGATGCTACGGTAAAGCTCAATCTGCCTGCCGGATTTTCGGCACAAGCCACTCTCGGCTGGGAAGATCGCCAGTATCAGCAGACGCATTATGTATCCGCATTACACAGAACGTCTTTGAATGGAAGTTATAAAGGAAAGGGATTTCACGGATATAGTAAAACAGTCAATGTTTCTTTTGAACCTACCATTAAT includes:
- a CDS encoding RNA polymerase sigma-70 factor translates to MEFTEEQILLRALSRGDEKAFEVLFMRYFPRVKRFISGLLQDDITAEDFAQDILLKLWQKREEMAKIENLNAYLYRTSRNAVYQHLRHILLVNEYGEKQQENLSRQQNEGAGNIEENMFAEELLLLIQHTVEQMPAQRKRIYEMSRKEGKNNDEIAQLLVINKRTVENHLTQALADIRKMLKHFYLF
- a CDS encoding FecR family protein; this encodes MKKKSISELIHFFVRHPLQNSLQMKFWRWLVSPADAEDKEEAIQEEWMNIIAEPDEATRRSWYEVRRKAGLANPIIKPHWEIKPLLRIASMILIPLFSVLLSWYYINDYTDSCKLVEYIVPMGERGELTLPDGTKVQINSESSIIYPKSFRGDTRTVYLSGEANFDVHKDKKHPFIVKTSLLSVRALGTKFNIQAYSEDRKTITTLENGKVQINNLLAPDSCFILTPGEQLEYNHLTKNYEKRKIDVMMASGWTRGELNFVDCHLEDILNTLGRHYNVEIKAEPHLYTNDLYTIKLRKGEPLQAAIHIVTMTVGGMESKVTDNKVVILTAASPANKSKKGGTHP
- a CDS encoding SusC/RagA family TonB-linked outer membrane protein, with the translated sequence MNFNSYFTIKHTSNLRILLLTLFFIVPLGTIYGQNQLITIAGKNITLLKAFDAIESQTQLSITYSRTKIDVNRTLSVDFKKQKLSIVLDKLLAGTGFTYKIEKGYIVLVPVPVKQEQTEATSKKIQGVIVDTNGDPVIGASIQEKGVAGKGTVSDLDGKFNLSVASNAVLLISYIGFQSLEVKVGNRTSLSLVLKEDHQLLDEVVVIGYGTMEKRAVTSSITSISSKDLVTGLGGSTIATALKGKISGMNVSETSSPNASASFQLRGVASINASSSPLIVIDGIPGGDLRSISQEDIQSIDVLKDASAGAIYGTRAAGGVILVTTKKAKEGPITLSYTGELSTEQVSRRPQVLDRDAFVRFGVGTDLGASTDWYGELLNEGALSQRHVVTLSGGRHTARIYATIMAQDQKGIAIGDNRKDYSGRINANFNLLNDLLEIGLHTEYREAHRDQRSSSSCFDMALKMNPTEHVYDSTSETGYNVLVGGSEYYNPLAEVMLKQTDNVDKWLKADATVKLNLPAGFSAQATLGWEDRQYQQTHYVSALHRTSLNGSYKGKGFHGYSKTVNVSFEPTINFMRVFADDHTVSAVAGYSYWENNSENFDMSNYDFPVDGVGAWDMGTGSWLSDGKAAMSSHKYPRERLISFFGRANYSYKDRYMVTGSVRHEGSSKFGKNHRWGTFWAVSGGWRISNEAFLRDVSFLDDLKVRVGYGVTGNNNFSAGASTAMYSSNSMWPYNGTWITSYGPARNVNNDLHWEKKAELNIGLDYAFLNNRLFGKFDIYKRRVSGMLYNISVPNPPAVYEKTTMNYGNLENTGWEFEIGGVPVKTKDFNWTTTMRLSHSSSKITSLWGNNTYQDRVGFPSPGTNGSAGRIEAGTKIGSYYIWKYAGITDNGRWLLYDKNDNVILSDKKTYDDKRYIGNAIPALMVSWDHTFTYKNLSLGINLRSWIDFDVFNTINMYYGLSEVAGQNVLRNAYIDNRHIKEVKQLCDYWLEDGTFLKIDAISLGYSLNMKKWQKYIDKIDLYLTVRNVACFTKYSGLNPEVNVNGLDPGYEWFNNIYPETRRYTVGMKIQF